DNA from Rosa rugosa chromosome 6, drRosRugo1.1, whole genome shotgun sequence:
GGTGTTCCTGAAAGTGGTCCTCGTCCATTGAACTTCTATCATGGGGAGACAAGCAACTATATTGAGCAATCTGGGGATTTTGTTGAAGATGCTGCAAAGACTGCAGTAGGCGCTGGGGAAACTCTGGAATATTGCGAAGAGCAGAAGTACTTCGACTTACCAGAGCAGTATGAGATGGGTGCAAAGCCTGTCAAAGTTGAATACTTAACTTCGGAATACGATGACAACCAGAACTTCTTCAACTTACCAGAGTATTATGAGACAGAAACAAAAGCGGTCAAAGATGAATATGTTGAACCAAGCCATAATATGAATCCTGTGGATGTCAACTACTCACTCAATGATCCATATTTAAATACTACTGAAAACCCGCCATTTGGTGACGGGCAATTCTTAGAAACTAATGATCTTTCAATTCCAGCCAATCCAGTTGAGCCAAATTCTGCCGGCTTTGATATGCTTGATGAGTACCTTGCATACTTTGATGCGGATGATGACATCTCTCAGTACATTGATTTTGAGTCTTGTGGAATGCTGGGGAATGAAAATACTGTTCCTAGTGAACCTCTGGTTGAGCAGGTAAGATTGCGAACTCTGTTTTTCCAGTTTGAATTTTGAGTGGCATCATTTTACTCACTCACTATTCTGTAACAGTCTGTTATGGGTGAAACTCAGCCACAATCCACAGGAAGCCAACATCTTGTAGAGGCACATGATGCCAATGATGCATCTTCATCAAAACAAAAGCCGGACGTGAAATTTGGATCAGGTATTTGTTGATTTGAGCCTAGAAGGCTAGCATATTAGCTCATACATATAAAGACTTTGAAAGCTTAAGCaagatatataaatattttagaCTTTCCACATCCTGTCGTTGGACTTGCTTTCCTTACTCTTTGGGATTTGTTTCTTATTTTATGGTGCAGATGGCAAGTTTCCATTCATCACAAAGGCGAGTCAGATGTTGGGCAGTATACCTGCTCCTCCTGCATTTGCTTCAGAGTTCCCTCCTAAAGATGCAATCCTTCGGTTGAATTCTGAAGTAGCATCCTCAAGTTCAGTTCATGCTGGCATGATCAGAATAAGAGACATAACTTCAAGCGACAACAGGGTGGAGTGGTCTATTGGTAAGGACGGGGTTGTCAACCTTGTGTTTTCTGTTCAGCTGCCGCATAGTGATATCACTTCTTCCAACCTGGTACCAATGGGCGGCTCAGTCTCTGGCAAGACGGGATCTGTGGTCATGCGGGGCTGGTTTTTGTTCATGTTCTTCTGGGTCCTATTTATTTCCATCAGTTTCAAAATCGGGAGCTATATATATGCCAAGTGATGATGCTTCCTTAGGAGCACTAGACCTGGACTATCTACTTGGTAGCAAACTTGCTTTAGTGCAGAATGATTCAATTTAGTAAATCAATATACTAACTTCTGAACTCctattttcctttcctttcttaTACTATAGTTCCAGGACTGTActgttttaatttgttttactcAACGTAAAACTGAATTTTTGTTCTAGATATTTATTTCGTTGTAATTAGAGTTTACAAACATGTATGGTGTGTTCTACAACTTCTGCCTTATTTGGTGGTGCGAATTACGAACTTATTGCAGATGATTTGTCTGCATTTTCTCCTATTCATGTTAAATGTGATATTTATTGCACTGAATGGATGGAGTCTGGTAGTACTAGTAATCATGTGTTGTTGTCAAGTTAAAGATGATATATAGTGGTGATGGTGGTCTTGTAAATGTACATAGAGCTATGTAATTGCCTAAACTGATTCACATTTCAGTTTCAAGTATGGGTTGGTGAATCGTAGCTATTTGGGTGCTTTATCACGAACCCAAAATGAAGATAGAATTGGTTTAGTACGAACACAAAATGCTACGTAAGTGTTTCAGAGTTGAGCTAAGAGATTTATATTAGATGTACTACTTTACTGCTATGTAAATGTGCATATACAATGGGTGGTGAAAACTGCAACCAAATCAGTGCAATTTTGCCAAAAGTGGAACTGCCTATCAGAAAATTTTTAATAAACAAGACGCAGTACTAATGTTCACATAAAATAGCAGCATAAGTTTAAAGTAGTTACTACGCAACAAGAATGTTCCTGATGGAATGCAATTCAGATGCAGCATCACTAACATCCATCCGGTTTCTCGGTGATTCAGCAGAACAAGCAATCCCAATTCCAAAGATCAGACTCAAGCAATCTTCAAGTTTTCCAGTTCTCACGCAGCGCTGATTGGGAGTTTTGTTGATGCATGTAGCAACTATATCTTCTTGAAAGAAGCCTTGAGTCTGCAATCTTGGCAACGCCCTCAGAGCAAGCCATCTTACAAATAACTATGAAGGTTCAAGCCGTCCTTAAACATGTCGTCAGTGGGTCTCTTTCCTGTGAACATCTCTAACAAGAGGATACTGAAGCTATACACATCCCCATATGTTGACACTTCACTTCCCATTCCATACTCTACGATTCACAAATCACAGTGTCACTATAATCGCAAatagtagatttttttttctttctgttacgCGTGAAGTGTCAGTGTTATTGGCAGAATAAATAAAATCTAGCAAGGttaagagaacaaagaaatagTGCAAATAGAAAGATGACGATCACCTGGTGCAGCATAGCCAATGGATCCTCCTAGTCCCAGTGAATGTGTTTGATTTGCAGAGACGTTATCTGTAACTTCAGAGAGAAACCTTGCTAGTCCAAAATCAGAAACATGTCCAGTCAGTTCCTTATCTAAAAGGACATTGCTTGGCTTGAGATCACAATGAACTATCTGAGTTTCACAATGATTATGAAGATAATCTAGTGCACAAGCAACATCAATGGCTATGTCGGGTGCTTCTGGGGTCACTTGTTCAGTTTCAGTAGTTTGATGCAGCCACTCTTCTAAGCTTCCATTCTCCATGAACTCATAAACCAGAGCCTTGAAATCATTACCGAGAAAATCAGTACTTGAACATGCAGTTATAATCTTGATGAGATTTCGATGCCTGATATTTCTCAATGCCTCACACTAGGCTATGAAACTCTTAGAAGCTCCCTGGCGTAACAGGTTAAAAACTTTGACAGCAACAAGAGTTCCAACATCATTCAGAATGCCTTTGTAGACCATCCCAAAACTACCAGTACCAACCAAATTATCTGAAGAGAACCCATCGATCAGTAGCTTTTAAAAGAGCATTATATGACACTTGCAACAGTTTCTCCAAATTGCTTGATGCAGGTTCTTTCCTTGGCTTCTTTCTTATTGGAAGCAATAATAGGTAACACGGCAACACCAAGATTGCCACCATAAGTACAGGAGCTATAAAGATTACCAATTTGAAGCTCCTTTTCTTGGAATCTTTGAAAGGGTAGTTGCATTTGGGCAGCTGGAGTTGAGCGACACCGCCGCAGAGCTTTCTGTTTCcaacaatggaaattgcattggcATTTTTGAAGACCCCTCCAACTGGCAGCTCACCCCCGAAGTCATTGAAAGAGAGATTCAAGTTTAGCAATTGAAATCCCTCCCAAGTATAGTGGAATCTTGCCTGAGAGGGTGTTTTGAGAGAGATCCAAGAATTGAAGCCCTTTCCAAAGATGTAGTAATGGTCCCTTGGAAGGAGTTGCCTTGCAAGTGGAGGACTTCTAAACTTTGACACTTGCCAATACTGGTTGGAATTTCCCCGGATAACTTGTTATGAGAAAGGTCCAAAGAATTCAGACCTTTCAGATTTCCAACTTCCATGGGGAGAGAACCACTCAGGTAGTTTTGAGACAGGTTCAAACCCAATGCTAACGATGATAGACTCCAAACTTGTTGAGTTAATGGAACACTGAGATTGTTTTGAGAAAGTGCAATAGAAGCAGCCTCTGGCATTCCCCCAGACTTGGAGGGATGATGCCTTGAAAATCATTTCCTTGCAAGTCAAGTATGAGTAACTCTGTTAAGCTCCCAAGGGAGGAAGGGATATCTCCTGATAGTTTGTTGTTGTTAAGAATCAGTCTCCCTAAATTCCGAAGCTTCCCAATATCGACAGGAATGCTTCCATTGAATTCATTGTAGCTCATACCCAAATTCTCCATGTTGACAAGATTGCCTATCCCATTTGGGATGCTTCCATGTATCTGATTGTTCGTGGCACCAAAAAGGTGGTATAGACTTGTTGAGAGGTTCCATAAAGATGTGGACAGCATCCCTCCAAAATTGTTGCTGCTTATATCAAGAGCCCCCAGTTGCGTGGAGTTGGCCAAATCCGAGAGAAAGCTCAAGTCACCCGCTTTCCCACTTCCAAGATAATTGCTCGAAATGAAAAATTCCGAGAGACCATATAGCTTCTGCAAAGGGGAATTTGTCCAGTTATTCTGTTTCATGCAACAATAAATTGTCTAAGATTGGAGGCATTGGATATGGACATGGGAATGGGTCCGGTTATGAATTTGTTCAGGCCAACATCTATAAATTGGAGATTAGGAAGGGTGTTGCCCATGTCTGAGAGAAGCCTACCATGGAATTGGTTTCCCATCAAGTCAAACGCAATGAGAGATGACATGTTGAAAATGAAAGCAGGAACAGCACCAGACAACATATTATCTCCCACAGCAAAGAGTTTTAAGCTTGTAAGTTTCCCTACAGAACTAGGAATACTTCCCTCCAAGAAATTACCAATTGCCAAAAGCTTGGTTAGGGATGAAAGGTTGCCAAACGAAGGTGGGATCGTTCCTGTTAGGCTGTTATCGTCAAAACTAAGCATCTTGAGCTTGGACAACGACCCAATTGTGCTAGGAATTTTCCGAACCAGCCTGTTGAACCCGAAATCTAGTTTTATGAGGTTGGAGCAACTGGATATATTGGCAGGGATTTTGCCACTGAAGGAATTATTCCCCAGTCTTAAAATCTGCAACCTCCTCAAGTGACCAATATGTGGTGGGATATCACCAGTGAAGCTATTGTTTTGTAAATATAGCTTCTTGAGGAAGCTTAGATTACCTACGTGGGGGGTTATGGATCCTGCCAATTGCTGGGACTGTAGGTCCAACACTATGACCCTTTGATGCCGGCGACTGCAACCAACTCCTTTCCACTGACAAAAGTGACTGGATTCATTCCAGGAAATCAGCACCGAGCTAAGTTCATGCTCTATTTGAGCCTTGATGGCTAGAAGTGCAACTCGGTCCGTCTCTTTTCCTCTCAACCTGGTGGGGTTGGTGACTTGGTGGCACTGGCTAGGGAAAAGACCGATAGCAAGAAACACAAACAACATAACACTACCTTGAAAAGTAGGCATGATTTCATGGGGACAAACTTCATTTCAAATCACCAATTAAGTACAAAATTAGCAAGCTAATAAGAACTATTAGCTTAATTATAAGACCTGAATTGGGCAGAGAAGATAATCTTGTCAAAGTCCAAAGTGATCACCATTTCTCCAGGCCAATGAAGACCTCAAGTCTTTCGTTTTTGATCAAGATGAAGACCTCAAGTCAAGCCACTAAGAACTATTAGTTGACTGGGAATacatagaagaaaagaaagcgACTCCTCTATTTTATGGCAATTCATGTTTGTCTTATCTCATGACTTGATATTTGCATGGACCTAAAACTGTGATCAGTACTTCGGCCTTATATAGTGCAGTATTTTACACTAAATCTCAACGTCCACCTCACTTTAGATCAAAATGACGCAGCATCCACCATGTTCCTTAGGTGGGAAATGGGGAGTGCCGTGAATACAGGTCTAACATTGTAACCCTAAAATGACTGGATTCATTCCAGAAGCTCACGACCAAGTCTAGCGCATGCTTTATTTGAGccttttttttgggtcaatgaGCTCTGATTGCTAGAAGTTAGTAGCTAGGGAAAAACCTGATTAATTGATTGCAGGGAAGGAAAACACACAACATATCTAATACTACGTTGAAAAGAAGCATGATTTCATAGAGAAAAGCATCATTTCACATGTGAAAATCTAAAAAGCAAGCAACTGCTAgcacaaaaagaaaacaaacaaaaaaaataaaaaaaaagaagagaaaaaggaaatcAACTAGTTAACTTGCTACCTGCATGAACAGCTTCTGGTTCCTTACGTAAATATTTGCGGGAGAACATTTTAGTCCAAAAGACGATTGACCAAGCTCCGGAGTAGGTTCCTGTGACTTGCTCCTTGTGATCAACGGTTGCTGTTTGGGGTGACAGTGTTTGAAAACTTGTGCAGTAATGAACTGCTGCACCGTTAAAGGCTCCAGCGTAGATGACAGTGATAGAAAAATCAGAAGAACATGGCACTTCATACGCCAGTTGGCTGAAATATATGAGTAGGGGGCAGTCAAAAATACCCATCATGTTTTGCTCTAGTGTAGAATGGATCTTAAGAATCATATATCATTTCTGAATTCAATAGTTGTCTGCAACTACTTACATTTAGGCCACAAGAAACTAAACAAACAATCATACAATTACAAAAAGGTATATGTATTAGTTCAAGCTCTATCCTGCACAATGTAAGAAACTTATTACAATCTCAAGATTTGACAAATGATTTGATGTTATTCCCCTCTAATTTATTTTCATACTTACTCTACATAAACAAATATCGTATGGTTTGATCCATTTGCTCATTGTTGTAGCTTTCGTGGAAGTTTTCAAGATATAGAATTATCTGGTTACAATTACATCTCTCCAGGAAGCATAGTGTCCTCGGGCAAATCACAAAAAGCAATACCCTGGAAAGCAATAAGCACGGAAGTTAAGAACTTGGGATGACCGAGTGTATCAACATAAGGTAAAATACTGTAGCAATAATATATGTACCTGCCCAATTAAGTGACCAACACATCTTTTCTCAGCTAGTAACTCAGCTTCACTCTGCAAAATTATAACGCCAAATCAGGTCATTTATCCAAAGCATGAAAACACTAGCAGCAGCCGATTGATTGAACATGCGAATTGGAAGTagcgctctctttctctctctctctctctcatgcgAGAGAGAAGATGAAACATATTTGATTTCTGCACCAGTCTTTCTCTCTTACAGATTTTTTCTATCCAAGAGCATAATAATACTAAGAGTTACTCTGGTTCATATCTTACCGAGAATTGATGTCAGCTAATTAGGTAATGTATTTTCTCAGATCACTATAATTTATCCTCACTAATTCATTCAACCTCATCAGGTAGAACGTTTCTTATTGCCTTGCATGCAGTCCTTAAAAGGATAAGAAAAGGGAATACCTTTGTTATTCTCTTGAGAAGATAATCGTCAAATTTTATGTCCTTCACAAGTTCATAATCTCCATCCCCCTGGAGAATATAGTTGAATATAGTTGAATTATTGGAAGTGCCCATGTTATAATCATTAACAGCAGGTAAGAAAGTTCCCAACATAAACTTACTTTGGATCTGCATGGCATACTGAATACTATATCCTCTGCTATACCATAGGGATTTCCGTTGGTGTAAACCTAGAATAGAATGACAACAGAAACTGGAGATCAAAAGAAacccaaaataattgaaaacatcaCAACTTTGTTTGCAATCATCTAATATCAATCAACTTAATTGGTCAATAGACTTCTTATCGGTTTGTGGCATTTCATATATTGACTGTGCATGAGAGACCTTCATCTCGCACAGCTGCTAAgtgataaagaaaaaagaagtcaTCATCTTTCTCTTTTGATTACCTTCCTCACACATGTGTAGGACTGAATCCATTCAATTAAATAAAACTACGGATGAAAAACAAAATGAGTTGCGAAAAATTTTCAATATTGTAGTTTTCTGTCACTTCAGAAACAGAAGTGATCGTATGGTTGCTCAAGAAAGGTTTGGGTTTATTGAAGACAAACAGTATATAATGTGTTAACAAACAAACATGGACTTACACCAGAAGAAAACCAGTCGCCCTCAGGGGTAGGATTAACCAAGGACTTTATGGCATCTACAATCGACACGGAAGTTGATGCAGCTGAAGATCTTCCCCACTTTTTTATGAGAGCACCTCCTCTCTGCAAATTGAATCTATAATTAGTTCTTGATGACGAGGGGCTGGACATCTCTGCAGAACGATGTTTAAATACTTAGTTGACATCCTTACCGTCTGGACCTTGTGTGTAAACTCCTCCTCTAACCACTTGTGATCCTTGATGACCTCTTTGACAGGCAAGCCATCAATTCTAGCATTTAAGAAATCTGGGACCTGTTATAAGTTACAGAATTCGTCTTCAAACAAGAGCAACAGAAAATTAACCGTCCTTTTACAACAGAATGTTTTCAAATTACCTGAGTGGTAGAATGATTTCCCCAGATGGTCACGTTTGAAACTTTATCATAGAAGACACCAGCTTTGAGGGCCAGCTGAATAAACAAGAAACACATTTAGATAGCTTTTCCTTTTGTTCATAAGAGAAGCGAATATCATTTATGTTACTAAAGTTTGGGAGCTATGTTTTACCTGACATTTTGCTCTATTTTCATCCAGCCGTGTCAAAGCATGAAAATTTTTAGCAGGAATGTTCGGAGCATTTTTCAAACAAATTAGTGCACTACATAATAGAGAAATGTAGTCATCAGTAACAGGCGTAGTATAATACTCCAGGACATTGCATCCCTTTACCTGAGAAGAATTGAAAAAGGAAGATAATGACATACTTTGTGTTACAAGGGTTGCCAACCACAATCACCTTGACATTACGAGATGCAACAGCATTAAGAGCCTTTCCCTGTTTATTGAAATTAATAATATATTAGCAAAAATCATTGAGCCTTTTGCGTATCAAAGAGAAGCATTTGTGGTATCATAATGACACCTGCGCTGCAAAGATCTGCCCATTTATATCCAACAAATCAGCTCGTTCCATTCCAGGACCTCTAGGCTTTGCTCCTATTAGTAGAGCCCAGTCAACATCTTGGAACACCTCATATGGATCAATACTTATGATCACCTCCCTCAACAGAGGAAATAGGGAATCCTCCAATTCCATAGCAACTCCTGTACAAATTAACTATCCTCTCAATCAGCATGGGAATATGGCATTGATACTTTAGATGACTTCACTTTTAGTAGTGATGGTAAAGAAGCATATATAATTAGAATACAAAAACACTGCATAACTCAGCTTTAACTCGTGCAAGTTACTATAAATCTAGGTACTTGTTAGCTCTTCTTCCACTGTAATTCTAGACGAATTTCTTTCTAAGATCAGTAAAGgcttatatatataacataatctatatatatatatatatatatatatatatatatatatatatatatatatatatgagggagGATCTAGAGAGGACCTCCTTAAACTTGAAAAAagtgaggatgtttttatttttagcttgTAGTTTAATAATCTAAACCATGATGCATTGacattttgattcttttttttaaataagggtTTTAGTAATACTCTGTCAAACCCTATGTTTAAAAATCTAATCAATATCCAATAGGGCTGTATGCACTATTCCTCAATGCTGGTATATAAAGGTTTTGGTATGGCAATGCAGATGTTGATTGAGCTAGTAATCCATCAGAGAGGTTTGCTACtggttttctattgttttttgGTTCTGATCTTATTAGTTGTGCTGCGAAAGAGGTTAAAGTGGCAGAGGGATCCACTAAGCTGAGTACAGGGGACTTGCTGAACAGGTTATAGTGCACATGAATTCTCATGCATGGAGCACAAAACCAGTCGACTGGTAGCTAGTAGCTACATTATGTAACTCTCTATTTTATGTGGTCAGATCCTTTAAAGAGATTCAAGTATTCATTCTTAACTCTACCTCTCTACTTTCTCTAGTCTCTCAGTTAATACTCCGACTACTTGAATCATATTAATACTTAAACTCAGATAGCACATCATGCCTGTATGCACTTTGCCTCACAACTCTTAAGGCCGAGCCCAATTATGAGCAGTTGCACAACAACCTAATTTTACATATTtcatcatttttttattttattttatttcatttaggATTTTAGATAATGCAGTACAAAACAAATAAGCTTTTTGTAATCACATTTACATAAATCTTTAATTAAACATGACTCTGTAAGAACCTTACCTTCGAGAGCTTCAAATGATCTTTCAGATCCCAGTAGTTTCAATGCAACAGGTTGGTCTGCCCCAAAAACCTCACCCGACGCAAGCTGGAACATAACCAATTCATATTGCAAATGATAAGAGTTCTATTTAAATTATGAACTTATTCTCAAATATAAAGTGGCACAActgttatcattttttttttttatgagaagaggtagaatttttcttttattttatttttgaaagtcTAGAATATGACACTTATAAACTGTAAATTTAATGGATCAGATAAAACAATCTTCCTACAACTCAAAGATAATTTTTTAGTTTTCAATTGTGTATCCAAAATTCATGGCCTTTGAAGACTATTCTGGAGTCACTGGGCAGGAAAAGCCAGGAACAGCCATCAATAAAACTGACGGCATCTGTCTTTCCTGATTTGTAGTTGCTCATACGCCAAGGCTCCATGCTGCAAGATGGTGTCAATTACTAACTACTAATTGAGAACCAACTGAAGATACATCATTCATCAAGTGCCCCCTTAGTGAATAAAAGTAAGATCCGACTTCTGTCAGTTTAAATCGACTCATACTTCATGCTAAGCTTTACAGTCTCTCTCCATGTTCTGTTTTCCAGTAATAAACTCCAGACATGATCGCTCATCAGGGACCCCCAAAGCACAAAAGTTAAGTAAAAGAGTCTGAAGTTTAGTTGCAACAGATACTTTGAAACCACATGCTACATGCTAGGCATATTTATATTGTCTCCAATTTCTATTTTCCAGTCAATGACTTCCAGAATTGCCACTTATCAGGACaccgaaaaagaaaaggaaaaaaaaaaaaaaactctgaagTTTAGTTGCAACAAACACTTACTTTGAACAGTAGATGATTAGAAATCATTCCAGCTGCACCTGAGACCGCAACATTAATTAATTTCTTCCAGGATTTTGTCTCTTCTTCCTGTGCTCATTGAACCGAAGTTATTAGTTAGACAAGTAGATAGAGAAAAGATCGATCTTGATAGCGAATGCATATATCAACAAATCATGTAGTCATAAATGTATCACTAAACTTCGTACTTCAAATACTTTCAAAGTGCATGGTTTTTGTTTCAGCAAAAGGCAGTATTAACTAACACATAACTATATAAGTATTTAATTGGTGTCATTGACAGAGAAAAAGTACAGAATTAAACTTAATATACAGAGCAAATGATCCTCAGCTCATAGAATAACAAACTAAACGAAACAGAGCAGGTTGTACTAATTGGTAAAGAAAGTCAATACATTTGGGTAACTCCAACTCGACTAGGCAAATTGACATACACCATAAGTGCATACTCATGTAACAAACAGAACCATGAAAGGAGCAAAAACCCAGATCAGAAAACGAAGAAAGCTTACAGCTTTGAGATCATAGGTGAGGCAAAACACGCCATAACACTCGGGCTTGTTCTTGGGCTCTTCAGTTTGCGCAGGAGCAGGAGCTTGAACTTGACTGAAGATCAAGAACAACAGAATTCAATTAATTACCACAAGCAGagacaaaattaaacaaaagaaaaagcagGGTTTGTTAGAAAGAGTGAAAAAGGTTAATACTTGGGTGCAAGAGAGCAAGAGATTCTAGCATTTTGGGTGCGAGAGAGAGGTGGAAAAGCAAGACGGCGGTGAGAGTGGAGATGGGTGGTTGAGAAGGAGAGCTTGGATGGGTGAACAAGGCGGGTGTTGGTGAATGAAGGGGTTGAGAGCTCTGCTACTGCCATGGCAGCAGAGAAAGATAGAAGCTGGGTAAAAAagataagaaagaaagagaggaacTTCCAAGTTtgagaagagaaaaggagaaagaGACTGAtttggagggagggagaggttgggagatgaagaggaagagaagaaaagaatgatTTTGAATATTTAGTATAAGGCCATGCAAATGACACTTGTCACTGCCTCATATCCATAAATCTTCTCCTATTCCTTTAGGTTGGGGTTTCATTCAGCTCTGTAATTTTGGTGGACAAGAGTCACTGACTTTCAGTTAGGCAATATGTGTGTGAAAGGGAAAGCTCTTAATTTTCCATTATTTAATCATGGAATCTAATAGGAACATAAACATTGCTTTCGAAGGGGAAGAATGTCTGAGTAGTTATTATAAACTCAGCTTTAGTTTGGTGGGATCTGGCTCATAAACTCTAAATCACATATTAACTATAGGGATTATGCATCGAAGCAGAGTGACATAGGTATATCACTTAAAAAGACTACTTTGATTCATAGGTTGACATtctgtttttgttcttttggtacatgcttgttttcttgttttgtagATTTCTGAAACCAACACATAAATGTTGGCC
Protein-coding regions in this window:
- the LOC133714250 gene encoding NAC domain-containing protein 53-like — translated: MGRQSSQSLAPGFRFHPTDEELVWYYLKRKVAGKSFRFDAISVVDIYKIEPWDLPGKSKLKSRDTEWYFFSLLDKKYGNSSRTNRATEKGYWKTTGKDRPVCHNSRAVGMKKTLVFHSGRAPKGARTNWVMHEYRLDNQELEKAGIIEKDAYVLCRIFQKSGTGPKNGEQYGAPFIEEEWDEEDEVYGPGEEAIANEVAVSGGPYTEANELSDGDGGYVEAIDLDQNIDTGVPESGPRPLNFYHGETSNYIEQSGDFVEDAAKTAVGAGETLEYCEEQKYFDLPEQYEMGAKPVKVEYLTSEYDDNQNFFNLPEYYETETKAVKDEYVEPSHNMNPVDVNYSLNDPYLNTTENPPFGDGQFLETNDLSIPANPVEPNSAGFDMLDEYLAYFDADDDISQYIDFESCGMLGNENTVPSEPLVEQSVMGETQPQSTGSQHLVEAHDANDASSSKQKPDVKFGSDGKFPFITKASQMLGSIPAPPAFASEFPPKDAILRLNSEVASSSSVHAGMIRIRDITSSDNRVEWSIGKDGVVNLVFSVQLPHSDITSSNLVPMGGSVSGKTGSVVMRGWFLFMFFWVLFISISFKIGSYIYAK
- the LOC133715224 gene encoding putative receptor-like protein kinase At3g47110, giving the protein MPTFQGSVMLFVFLAIGLFPSQCHQVTNPTRLRGKETDRVALLAIKAQIEHELSSVLISWNESSHFCQWKGVGCSRRHQRVIVLDLQSQQLAGSITPHVGNLSFLKKLYLQNNSFTGDIPPHIGHLRRLQILRLGNNSFSGKIPANISSCSNLIKLDFGFNRLVRKIPSTIGSLSKLKMLSFDDNSLTGTIPPSFGNLSSLTKLLAIGNFLEGSIPSSVGKLTSLKLFAVGDNMLSGAVPAFIFNMSSLIAFDLMGNQFHGRLLSDMGNTLPNLQFIDVGLNKFITGPIPMSISNASNLRQFIVA
- the LOC133715223 gene encoding malate dehydrogenase [NADP], chloroplastic, which gives rise to MAVAELSTPSFTNTRLVHPSKLSFSTTHLHSHRRLAFPPLSRTQNARISCSLAPNQVQAPAPAQTEEPKNKPECYGVFCLTYDLKAEEETKSWKKLINVAVSGAAGMISNHLLFKLASGEVFGADQPVALKLLGSERSFEALEGVAMELEDSLFPLLREVIISIDPYEVFQDVDWALLIGAKPRGPGMERADLLDINGQIFAAQGKALNAVASRNVKVIVVGNPCNTNALICLKNAPNIPAKNFHALTRLDENRAKCQLALKAGVFYDKVSNVTIWGNHSTTQVPDFLNARIDGLPVKEVIKDHKWLEEEFTHKVQTRGGALIKKWGRSSAASTSVSIVDAIKSLVNPTPEGDWFSSGVYTNGNPYGIAEDIVFSMPCRSKGDGDYELVKDIKFDDYLLKRITKSEAELLAEKRCVGHLIGQGIAFCDLPEDTMLPGEM
- the LOC133716352 gene encoding receptor kinase-like protein Xa21, giving the protein MENLGMSYNEFNGSIPVDIGKLRNLGRLILNNNKLSGDIPSSLGSLTELLILDLQGNDFQGIIPPTLGLNLSQNYLSGSLPMEVGNLKGLNSLDLSHNKLSGEIPTSIGKCQSLEVLHLQGNSFQGTITTSLERASILGSLSKHPLRKLCGGVAQLQLPKCNYPFKDSKKRSFKLLLIDGFSSDNLVGTGSFGMVYKGILNDVGTLVAVKALVYEFMENGSLEEWLHQTTETEQVTPEAPDIAIDVACALDYLHNHCETQIVHCDLKPSNVLLDKELTGHVSDFGLARFLSEVTDNVSANQTHSLGLGGSIGYAAPEYGMGSEVSTYGDVYSFSILLWLALRALPRLQTQGFFQEDIVATCINKTPNQRCVRTGKLEDCLSLIFGIGIACSAESPRNRMDVSDAASELHSIRNILVA